A window of the Linepithema humile isolate Giens D197 chromosome 4, Lhum_UNIL_v1.0, whole genome shotgun sequence genome harbors these coding sequences:
- the LOC105680071 gene encoding uncharacterized protein isoform X1 — protein MNINAYVIAEFHDGLQLIPALWYNADRNSSIWPTHFKSKFRINKAIMTREMPQNIEWDVLPVKRIFGRADNYEEGMEKLVLAEDTSNIDVSSDELKNQKKKRRREKAKKIISSSSDEDICFNEDKHNHVRQTGIKLLPPYPEIENFVSQKKLHTQKSIENNSSNVLCERNTSYTINGSEYKKLILGKLNKVLYKLNSIENRMDMLEDKMQRSNYSSQEEILIQLPITTFEELTFFEEQLKEVNFKDEAINTFQLVGGNTAHIMIRNILKKAITNNFAQHFSWAGKKAKRSFQHLGLSRIIIQAVRRTHKHVSDAKIAETISKWLAQASVRIERTKHLTKENNNQDFISIIK, from the exons atgaatattaatgcATATGTAATTGCGGAATTTCACGATGGACTTCAATTAATACCTGCATTGTGGTACAATGCAGATAGAAATTCAAGTATTTGGCCTACtcattttaaaagtaaatttagaataaataaagctATAATGACAAGAGAGATGCCACAAAATATTGAATGGGACGTATTACCAGTAAAAAGGATTTTTGGCAGAGCAG ATAATTACGAAGAAGGAATGGAAAAATTAGTCCTTGCAGAGGACACATCTAATATAGATGTATCTTccgatgaattaaaaaatcagaagaaaaaaagaagacgcGAGAAagccaaaaaaattatatcatcttCTTCAGATGaagatatatgttttaatgaaGATAAACACAATCATGTAAGACAAACTGGCATCAAACTCTTGCCTCCTTATCCAGAAATTGAAAACTTTGTATCTCAAAAAAAACTGCACACTCAGAAATCCATAGAAAACAATTCTTCAAATGTATTATGCGAAAGAAATACTTCTTATACAATAAATGGAAGTG aatacaAGAAACTAATTTTGGGGAAGCTAAATAAGGTTTTATATAAACTCAATAGCATTGAAAATAGAATGGACATGCTAGAAGACAAAATGCAACGTTCTAATTATTCTAGCCAAGAAGAAATTCTTATACAACTGCCTATAACAACATTTGAagagttaacattttttgaagaacaattaaaagaagttaattttaaagacGAAgcg attaataCGTTTCAACTTGTGGGTGGAAATACTGCGCACATAATGATACGCAACATCTTAAAAAAAGccataacaaataattttgcacaacATTTTAGCTGGGCTGGAAAAAAAGCTAAGAGAAGCTTTCAACATTTAGGTCtttcaagaataattatac AAGCTGTTCGTAGGACACACAAGCATGTAAGTGATGCTAAAATTGCAGAAACCATTTCCAAGTGGCTTGCCCAAGCTTCTGTTAGGATTGAGAGAACAAA acatttaacaaaagaaaataataatcaagattttattagtataataaaataa
- the LOC105680071 gene encoding uncharacterized protein isoform X2: protein MTREMPQNIEWDVLPVKRIFGRADNYEEGMEKLVLAEDTSNIDVSSDELKNQKKKRRREKAKKIISSSSDEDICFNEDKHNHVRQTGIKLLPPYPEIENFVSQKKLHTQKSIENNSSNVLCERNTSYTINGSDKIIDIENFSKNTKNFTQKPNEDSDAENSFTREYKKLILGKLNKVLYKLNSIENRMDMLEDKMQRSNYSSQEEILIQLPITTFEELTFFEEQLKEVNFKDEAINTFQLVGGNTAHIMIRNILKKAITNNFAQHFSWAGKKAKRSFQHLGLSRIIIQAVRRTHKHVSDAKIAETISKWLAQASVRIERTKHLTKENNNQDFISIIK from the exons ATGACAAGAGAGATGCCACAAAATATTGAATGGGACGTATTACCAGTAAAAAGGATTTTTGGCAGAGCAG ATAATTACGAAGAAGGAATGGAAAAATTAGTCCTTGCAGAGGACACATCTAATATAGATGTATCTTccgatgaattaaaaaatcagaagaaaaaaagaagacgcGAGAAagccaaaaaaattatatcatcttCTTCAGATGaagatatatgttttaatgaaGATAAACACAATCATGTAAGACAAACTGGCATCAAACTCTTGCCTCCTTATCCAGAAATTGAAAACTTTGTATCTCAAAAAAAACTGCACACTCAGAAATCCATAGAAAACAATTCTTCAAATGTATTATGCGAAAGAAATACTTCTTATACAATAAATGGAAGTG ataaaattattgacattgaaaatttttcaaaaaacacaaaaaattttacacaaaaaccTAATGAAGATAGCGATGCAGAAAATAGTTTTACACGtg aatacaAGAAACTAATTTTGGGGAAGCTAAATAAGGTTTTATATAAACTCAATAGCATTGAAAATAGAATGGACATGCTAGAAGACAAAATGCAACGTTCTAATTATTCTAGCCAAGAAGAAATTCTTATACAACTGCCTATAACAACATTTGAagagttaacattttttgaagaacaattaaaagaagttaattttaaagacGAAgcg attaataCGTTTCAACTTGTGGGTGGAAATACTGCGCACATAATGATACGCAACATCTTAAAAAAAGccataacaaataattttgcacaacATTTTAGCTGGGCTGGAAAAAAAGCTAAGAGAAGCTTTCAACATTTAGGTCtttcaagaataattatac AAGCTGTTCGTAGGACACACAAGCATGTAAGTGATGCTAAAATTGCAGAAACCATTTCCAAGTGGCTTGCCCAAGCTTCTGTTAGGATTGAGAGAACAAA acatttaacaaaagaaaataataatcaagattttattagtataataaaataa